The Sphingobium sp. BYY-5 genome contains a region encoding:
- the rpsD gene encoding 30S ribosomal protein S4 has translation MSKRSSAKYKLDRRMGENIWGRPKSPVNKREYGPGQHGQRRKGKMSDYGIQLRAKQKLKGYYGDITEKQFKKNYFEASRMKGDTGQNLIGLLERRLDAVVYRAKFAPTIFSARQIVSHGHIYVNGVKCNIASRLVKPGDEITLGKKAQEMALVLEAQGLPERDIPDYVAPDGAAKVSYVRVPTLDEVPYPVKMEPNLVVEFYSR, from the coding sequence ATGTCGAAGCGTTCCAGCGCAAAGTACAAGCTTGACCGCCGCATGGGCGAGAATATCTGGGGTCGCCCTAAGAGCCCGGTCAACAAGCGTGAATATGGCCCCGGCCAGCACGGCCAGCGCCGCAAGGGCAAGATGTCCGACTATGGCATCCAGCTCCGCGCCAAGCAAAAGCTGAAGGGCTATTACGGCGACATCACCGAGAAGCAGTTCAAGAAGAACTATTTCGAAGCCAGCCGTATGAAGGGCGACACCGGTCAGAACCTGATCGGCCTGCTGGAGCGTCGCCTGGACGCGGTCGTGTACCGCGCCAAGTTCGCGCCGACCATCTTCTCGGCCCGCCAGATCGTTTCGCACGGCCACATCTATGTGAACGGCGTGAAGTGCAACATCGCGTCGCGTCTGGTGAAGCCGGGCGACGAAATCACCCTGGGCAAGAAGGCGCAGGAAATGGCGCTGGTTCTGGAAGCACAGGGCCTGCCTGAGCGTGACATCCCTGATTATGTCGCCCCCGACGGCGCCGCCAAGGTCAGCTATGTCCGCGTACCTACGCTGGACGAAGTGCCCTATCCGGTGAAGATGGAACCGAACCTGGTCGTCGAATTTTATTCGCGCTAA
- a CDS encoding serine hydrolase domain-containing protein, whose product MAEGLDRAAAQAAGMDPDRLDALLGFLDRTYIESGKLPHMQFLLSRDERPILSVTRGAARAKGDPLRDDALYRIASMTKPVTSVAFMMMVGQGKVALDTPVADIIPEFADLRVGRANRTRPRRPMLMVDLLRHASGLTYGLQRQTSIDARYRKLGLDEFQQKRTSDQFIADLATLPLEFSPGERWNYSVSTDVLGVVIERLTGLDLERAFRRHIFDPLGMADTGFLLPGDKAYRLTDAWRLEEGSGRSVADHGARSGWRRERFLSGGGGLVSCAADYHRFARMLLRGGELDGVRLLASETVEQMRGNRLPGGGDLASLSSGMFSEADYQGVGFGLGFAVGLGGGEYYWGGVFSTYFWIDPVERLIGIFMTQLLPSNAYPVRAQLRQGVADALIDRYRV is encoded by the coding sequence ATGGCGGAAGGTCTGGACAGGGCGGCGGCGCAGGCGGCGGGGATGGACCCGGACCGGCTGGATGCGTTGCTGGGCTTTCTGGACCGGACCTACATCGAATCGGGCAAGTTGCCGCACATGCAGTTCCTGCTCTCGCGCGACGAACGGCCTATCCTGTCGGTGACGCGGGGAGCGGCGCGGGCGAAGGGCGATCCGTTGCGCGACGATGCGCTCTACCGCATCGCCTCGATGACCAAGCCGGTCACGTCGGTTGCCTTTATGATGATGGTCGGGCAAGGGAAAGTCGCGCTCGATACCCCTGTGGCGGACATCATCCCGGAATTTGCGGACCTGCGAGTCGGGCGCGCCAATCGCACGCGGCCCAGGCGGCCGATGCTGATGGTCGACCTGCTGCGCCATGCATCGGGTCTGACCTACGGCCTGCAACGCCAGACATCGATCGACGCGCGCTATCGCAAGCTGGGGTTGGACGAGTTCCAGCAGAAACGCACATCTGACCAGTTCATCGCCGACCTGGCCACGCTGCCGCTGGAATTTTCGCCGGGCGAGCGATGGAATTATTCGGTGTCCACCGATGTGCTGGGCGTCGTGATCGAGCGGCTGACGGGCCTCGATCTGGAGCGCGCCTTCCGCCGCCACATCTTCGATCCGCTCGGCATGGCGGATACGGGCTTCCTGCTGCCGGGCGACAAGGCGTACCGCCTGACCGACGCCTGGCGGCTGGAAGAAGGTAGTGGCCGGTCGGTCGCCGACCATGGCGCGCGCAGCGGTTGGCGACGGGAACGTTTCCTGTCGGGCGGCGGCGGTCTCGTGTCCTGCGCGGCGGACTATCATCGCTTCGCGCGCATGTTGCTGCGAGGCGGGGAATTGGACGGCGTGCGTCTGCTTGCGTCCGAAACGGTCGAGCAGATGCGCGGGAACCGGCTGCCCGGTGGCGGCGATCTGGCCAGCCTGTCCAGCGGCATGTTCAGCGAAGCGGACTATCAGGGCGTGGGCTTCGGCCTGGGCTTCGCCGTGGGGCTGGGCGGCGGCGAATATTATTGGGGCGGTGTTTTTTCGACCTATTTCTGGATCGATCCGGTCGAACGGCTGATCGGCATCTTCATGACCCAGTTGCTGCCATCCAACGCCTATCCGGTGCGCGCGCAATTGCGTCAGGGCGTGGCGGACGCGCTGATTGACAGATATCGGGTCTGA
- a CDS encoding FecR domain-containing protein, protein MMNQEALAWVIRTRDPQFDDWDAFTIWLEGDPTHAGAYDALMAADADLEAIIPPEPVAMPVAANDVEPRRRPWRWVGGGAVAAALVAAISIGTLNRADIYTVTTQPGETRNIALGDGTKIELNGDTSLRLDRKDARFAALDKGEAAFTVRHDGANPFRVTVGDAVFEDAGTVFNIVHAGGATRIGVSEGKVIYNPQAEAIALPAGRGLANDEQGLRVMDVTPTAVASWRQGSLIYANAPVTQVGEDIARSLGITVRFTPQAGVSRFTGTIRLDRNPARFFAGAAPLMGLSAVQQGDAWLLKEGDAPQN, encoded by the coding sequence ATGATGAACCAGGAGGCGCTCGCGTGGGTAATCCGCACGCGCGATCCCCAATTTGACGACTGGGACGCCTTCACCATCTGGCTGGAGGGCGACCCTACGCACGCAGGGGCCTATGACGCCCTGATGGCGGCGGATGCCGATCTGGAGGCGATCATCCCGCCCGAACCGGTAGCGATGCCGGTGGCGGCGAACGACGTCGAACCCAGGCGCCGCCCATGGCGCTGGGTCGGCGGCGGCGCGGTCGCGGCGGCGCTGGTCGCAGCCATTTCCATCGGCACGCTCAATCGCGCCGACATCTACACCGTCACCACCCAGCCGGGCGAGACACGCAATATCGCACTTGGCGACGGCACGAAAATCGAACTGAACGGCGACACCAGCCTACGGCTCGACCGCAAGGATGCGCGCTTCGCTGCCCTGGACAAGGGCGAAGCAGCCTTCACCGTGCGGCATGACGGCGCCAATCCCTTCCGTGTGACGGTGGGCGACGCGGTGTTCGAGGATGCCGGCACGGTGTTCAACATCGTCCATGCCGGCGGCGCGACGCGAATCGGCGTGTCCGAAGGCAAGGTCATCTACAATCCGCAGGCCGAAGCCATCGCCCTGCCCGCCGGGCGCGGGCTGGCCAATGACGAACAGGGCCTGCGCGTGATGGACGTCACGCCGACCGCCGTCGCAAGCTGGCGACAGGGCAGCCTGATCTATGCCAACGCGCCCGTGACCCAGGTGGGCGAGGATATTGCCCGCTCGCTCGGCATCACGGTCCGCTTCACGCCGCAGGCCGGGGTCAGCCGCTTCACGGGCACCATCCGCCTCGACAGGAATCCCGCGCGCTTCTTCGCCGGAGCCGCGCCGCTCATGGGCCTTTCCGCCGTGCAGCAGGGTGACGCATGGTTGCTGAAGGAAGGGGATGCTCCGCAGAACTGA
- a CDS encoding M28 family metallopeptidase → MRSSIAAIAAILVLSAPAVAAAAPVRSTAAKSAEPSIETMKRLVKELSSDAYEGRAPGSAGEEKTLALLSAEFAKLGLKPGNKGSWFQDVPLVEITAKNVSALSFTGGKSSVTAAYGPEMVVGTYRTTEKHIELKDSPVVFVGYGINAPEKGWNDYAGLDVRGKTVIILVNDPDYETQGLTGPFNGRAMTYYGRWTYKYEEAARQGAAAAIIVHDTVPAAYGWNVVQSSWTGAQHVADSANGNAGQSQAIGWVQKDKAAALFASAGLNLDAQMAAAKKPGFKAVPLTGVTANVSFDNDLRKHSSKNVVALLPGKARPDEYVLYSAHWDHLGHCQAAPDGDDICNGAVDNATGTAALVALAQANVKAGPTDRSQVFLAVTGEESGLLGSAYYGANPVFPFAKTVGGVNMDALSVAGLAKNVVVIGKGKSQLDAYLDRALAAQGRVATDEPTPEKGYYYRSDHFSFAKHGLPMLYFEGGEDLVKGGTAAGMAAAEDYTKNRYHGPKDEYDPNWDWTGVLADLKLYYAVGRDLATTSDWPNWVEGDEFRAIRDKDRAGK, encoded by the coding sequence ATGCGCAGTTCCATCGCGGCGATCGCCGCAATCCTTGTCCTGTCCGCGCCCGCCGTTGCGGCCGCAGCACCCGTCAGGTCCACCGCCGCCAAATCCGCCGAACCGTCGATCGAGACGATGAAGCGGCTGGTGAAGGAGCTTTCCTCCGACGCCTATGAGGGCCGCGCGCCCGGCAGCGCGGGTGAGGAAAAGACGCTTGCGCTGCTTTCCGCCGAATTTGCCAAGCTGGGCCTCAAGCCGGGCAACAAGGGCAGTTGGTTCCAGGACGTGCCGCTGGTGGAGATCACCGCGAAGAATGTGTCCGCGCTCAGCTTTACCGGCGGCAAGAGCAGCGTGACCGCCGCCTACGGTCCGGAGATGGTTGTCGGCACCTATCGCACGACTGAAAAACATATCGAACTCAAGGACAGCCCGGTCGTCTTCGTCGGCTATGGCATCAACGCGCCCGAAAAGGGCTGGAACGACTATGCCGGGCTGGACGTCAGGGGCAAGACCGTCATCATCCTGGTCAACGACCCTGACTATGAGACGCAGGGGCTGACCGGTCCGTTTAACGGCCGGGCCATGACCTATTATGGCCGCTGGACCTATAAATATGAGGAAGCCGCGCGGCAGGGCGCGGCCGCCGCGATCATCGTCCATGACACGGTGCCGGCCGCCTATGGCTGGAACGTCGTCCAGTCGAGCTGGACCGGCGCGCAGCATGTCGCCGACAGCGCCAATGGCAATGCGGGGCAGAGCCAGGCGATCGGCTGGGTCCAGAAGGACAAGGCCGCCGCCCTCTTCGCCAGTGCGGGCCTCAACCTCGATGCGCAGATGGCAGCCGCAAAGAAGCCGGGGTTCAAGGCGGTGCCGTTGACCGGCGTGACGGCCAATGTCTCCTTCGACAACGACCTGCGCAAGCATAGTTCGAAGAATGTCGTCGCGCTGCTGCCGGGCAAGGCGCGCCCGGACGAATATGTGCTCTACAGCGCGCATTGGGACCATCTGGGCCATTGCCAGGCCGCACCCGACGGCGATGACATCTGCAACGGCGCGGTGGACAACGCCACCGGCACCGCCGCGCTGGTCGCCCTGGCACAGGCCAATGTGAAGGCCGGGCCGACCGACCGCAGCCAGGTGTTCCTGGCAGTGACGGGGGAAGAATCCGGCCTGCTGGGATCGGCCTATTATGGCGCAAACCCGGTCTTCCCTTTCGCCAAGACGGTAGGCGGCGTGAACATGGACGCGCTCAGCGTCGCGGGCCTTGCGAAGAATGTCGTCGTGATCGGCAAGGGCAAGTCGCAGCTCGACGCCTATCTCGACCGCGCTCTCGCCGCGCAGGGCCGCGTCGCCACCGATGAACCGACCCCGGAAAAGGGCTATTATTACCGCTCCGATCATTTCAGCTTCGCCAAGCACGGCCTGCCGATGCTCTATTTCGAGGGCGGCGAGGATCTGGTGAAGGGCGGCACTGCGGCGGGCATGGCCGCGGCGGAGGATTATACCAAGAACCGCTATCATGGCCCCAAGGATGAATATGATCCCAATTGGGACTGGACCGGGGTGCTGGCCGACCTGAAGCTCTATTATGCCGTGGGCCGCGATTTGGCGACCACGAGCGACTGGCCCAACTGGGTGGAAGGCGACGAATTCCGCGCCATCCGCGACAAGGACCGGGCGGGGAAATAA
- a CDS encoding sigma-70 family RNA polymerase sigma factor, translating into MATGLSAIFMANRPALLRFLRARGAGEDAEDLLQDMWVKLEAKDIGPVADPLPYLYRMANNLMLDRYRSATRRERREQDWAEGAGGVMADPTDDVAVDERMILNQRLDQARGVLRSLGPRVELVFRRFRIEGVGQKIIADELGVSLTTVEKDLQKAYRAMFALKQKMDTE; encoded by the coding sequence ATGGCCACCGGCCTTTCCGCGATATTCATGGCAAACCGCCCCGCCCTGCTGCGCTTCCTGCGCGCGCGCGGCGCGGGTGAAGATGCCGAGGATCTGCTGCAGGACATGTGGGTGAAGCTGGAGGCCAAGGATATCGGCCCCGTCGCCGACCCGCTGCCCTATCTTTATCGCATGGCGAATAATCTGATGCTGGATCGTTATCGATCCGCCACCCGGCGCGAACGCCGCGAACAGGATTGGGCGGAGGGCGCGGGCGGCGTGATGGCGGACCCCACCGACGATGTCGCCGTGGATGAACGGATGATCTTGAACCAGCGCCTGGATCAGGCGCGCGGCGTGCTCCGCAGTCTGGGGCCGCGGGTGGAACTGGTGTTCCGCCGTTTCCGGATCGAAGGCGTGGGACAGAAGATCATCGCCGACGAGCTGGGGGTCAGCCTGACAACCGTCGAAAAGGATCTGCAAAAGGCCTATCGTGCGATGTTTGCGCTCAAGCAGAAAATGGATACGGAATGA
- a CDS encoding chorismate mutase, with amino-acid sequence MNPDSYSSMAEVRAGVDEIDRQIVALLDLRFAHMRAAARIKPDRGAVRDEARKAQVIANARAEAERLGVPGDVIADLWEQLVEASIAYEMDVFDRTRG; translated from the coding sequence ATGAACCCCGACAGCTATAGCAGCATGGCAGAGGTGCGCGCCGGTGTCGATGAGATCGACCGGCAGATCGTCGCCCTGCTCGACCTCCGTTTCGCCCATATGCGCGCCGCCGCGCGGATCAAGCCTGATCGCGGCGCCGTGCGCGATGAAGCGCGCAAGGCCCAGGTGATCGCCAACGCCCGCGCGGAAGCCGAACGCCTGGGCGTCCCCGGCGACGTGATCGCGGACCTGTGGGAGCAGCTGGTCGAAGCGTCCATCGCTTATGAGATGGACGTGTTCGACCGGACGCGGGGCTAA
- a CDS encoding glutathionylspermidine synthase family protein has product MERIDCAPRSGWQSRVEELGLVWHGANDRPYWNETAAYRFSSAEVETIEAATAELYRLFLAAGQHVLDRNLLGDFGIPDFCHEAIRQSWDGEPAALNYGRFDLGYDGSGPPKLFEFNCDTPTSLLEASVIQWDWKEAVFPNADQYNSLHERLVAKWRDIAPPRGTSKLHLTYVDGNMGEDAVTVAYMADTAQQAGIDTQLILTTDLGWDSAGRRFVDLDNRQIDALYHLYPWEWIIHEPFGREVIESLSSTLWIEPIWKMIWSNKAILPILWDLFPGHPNLLEASRAPMNGDHVVKPLLAREGANVRIVKDGATVAQSDGDYGEEGFIYQRLFDLPGKGDRRPVLGSWVIDGEPTGMGIREDGPITGNGARFVPHIIA; this is encoded by the coding sequence ATGGAACGAATCGACTGCGCACCGCGATCGGGCTGGCAAAGCCGGGTGGAGGAACTCGGCCTCGTTTGGCACGGCGCGAACGACCGGCCCTATTGGAACGAAACAGCGGCTTATCGCTTCTCATCTGCCGAGGTGGAGACGATCGAGGCGGCGACGGCGGAACTTTACCGCCTGTTCCTGGCGGCCGGCCAGCATGTGCTAGATCGGAATCTTCTCGGCGATTTCGGGATTCCCGACTTCTGCCATGAGGCGATCCGGCAAAGCTGGGACGGGGAGCCGGCCGCGCTCAACTATGGCCGCTTCGACCTGGGCTATGACGGGTCAGGGCCGCCCAAATTGTTCGAATTCAACTGCGACACTCCCACCAGCCTGCTGGAAGCATCGGTCATCCAGTGGGACTGGAAGGAAGCCGTCTTCCCGAACGCCGACCAGTATAACAGCCTGCATGAGCGTCTGGTCGCCAAGTGGCGCGACATCGCCCCGCCGCGTGGCACGTCCAAGCTCCATCTCACCTATGTCGACGGCAATATGGGCGAGGATGCGGTCACGGTCGCCTATATGGCAGACACGGCGCAGCAGGCCGGGATCGACACACAGTTGATCCTGACAACCGATCTTGGCTGGGACAGCGCCGGTCGCCGCTTCGTCGACCTCGACAATCGGCAGATCGATGCGCTCTATCATCTCTATCCCTGGGAATGGATCATCCATGAACCCTTCGGACGGGAGGTGATCGAAAGCCTGTCCTCTACCCTCTGGATCGAGCCGATCTGGAAGATGATCTGGAGCAACAAGGCGATATTGCCGATCCTGTGGGATCTCTTTCCCGGCCATCCCAACCTGCTGGAGGCCAGCCGCGCGCCGATGAACGGCGATCATGTCGTGAAGCCCCTGCTCGCACGCGAAGGGGCCAATGTCCGCATCGTCAAGGACGGCGCGACAGTGGCGCAAAGCGATGGCGACTATGGCGAGGAAGGCTTCATCTACCAGCGGCTGTTCGACCTGCCGGGGAAAGGCGATCGGCGGCCGGTGCTGGGCAGTTGGGTGATCGATGGCGAGCCGACCGGTATGGGCATCCGCGAGGATGGCCCGATCACCGGCAATGGCGCCCGCTTCGTGCCGCACATCATCGCCTGA
- a CDS encoding class I SAM-dependent methyltransferase, whose protein sequence is MERTRLFWMYVERFNISRGDKVLHIAPERGIYQGLRDKLGDGYTTADISPENYAFAEGCRKIDLTDLDHWPSEEYDYIFHIHVMEHIPCNIAYTLFHLHRMLKKTGTHLCIIPFMAGRFDETFEDIGDQERSRRFGQYDHVRKFGRDDVGSHLGKIVSLPDKFDVTQDFSEQALEAANIPPSHWQGLHIGTVLSLKRSDYKLAF, encoded by the coding sequence TTGGAACGCACCAGATTATTCTGGATGTATGTGGAACGTTTCAATATCTCAAGAGGAGATAAGGTTCTTCATATTGCGCCAGAAAGGGGAATATATCAAGGATTAAGGGATAAATTGGGCGATGGGTACACAACTGCGGATATTTCTCCGGAGAATTATGCATTCGCAGAAGGATGTAGAAAGATAGATTTAACTGATCTGGATCATTGGCCATCGGAAGAATATGATTATATCTTTCATATTCATGTTATGGAACATATTCCCTGCAATATTGCGTATACACTATTTCATTTACACAGGATGCTCAAGAAAACAGGAACGCACCTGTGCATAATACCTTTCATGGCCGGTCGTTTTGATGAGACCTTTGAAGATATAGGCGATCAGGAGCGGTCCAGAAGATTTGGACAATATGACCATGTCAGGAAGTTCGGCAGGGACGATGTTGGATCTCATTTGGGGAAGATCGTTTCTCTGCCGGACAAGTTTGATGTGACACAGGATTTTTCGGAGCAAGCTCTCGAAGCCGCGAACATTCCTCCATCGCATTGGCAAGGGCTGCACATCGGAACGGTGCTGTCGTTGAAGCGGTCTGACTATAAACTAGCATTCTGA
- a CDS encoding agmatine deiminase family protein, whose amino-acid sequence MTFRMPAEWAPHDWTWIGFPTNPAEWPGAFEEARQQIATFASALHADGKGEEVRLVVANDGDANAARALVTPGVTIVVEKLGDVWLRDTAPIAVLNGAGAREHGRALVDFGFNGWGGKYQMPGDEDIGARLAAATGLPTSTQHWVFEGGAIDTDGTGLFVSTEQCLLNPNRNPDLDRGKIETLLAGSLGLSDMLWLGDGLLNDHTDGHVDNLARFVAPGKLALPIATTDDDPNADLYADARARAKAHGVEVVDIPSPGRVEVDGEAIPASYMNFYVGNAAVIVPIYGRPNDQAALDAFRPFFPGREIIGLRSDAILSGGGSFHCCSQQLPSLV is encoded by the coding sequence ATGACTTTCCGTATGCCTGCCGAATGGGCGCCGCACGACTGGACCTGGATCGGCTTTCCGACCAATCCCGCCGAATGGCCCGGCGCCTTCGAGGAAGCCCGGCAACAGATCGCCACCTTCGCCAGCGCGCTCCATGCCGATGGCAAGGGCGAGGAGGTGCGGCTGGTCGTCGCCAATGACGGCGATGCCAACGCGGCCCGTGCGCTGGTCACGCCCGGCGTCACCATCGTCGTGGAGAAGCTGGGCGACGTCTGGCTGCGCGACACCGCGCCGATCGCGGTGCTGAACGGCGCGGGCGCCAGAGAGCATGGGCGTGCGCTGGTCGATTTCGGCTTCAACGGCTGGGGCGGCAAATATCAGATGCCCGGCGACGAGGATATCGGCGCGCGCCTGGCCGCCGCCACGGGCCTGCCGACATCCACCCAACATTGGGTGTTCGAGGGCGGCGCGATCGATACCGACGGCACCGGCCTGTTCGTCTCGACCGAGCAATGTTTGCTCAATCCCAATCGCAACCCGGACCTGGATCGCGGCAAGATCGAGACTTTGCTCGCCGGCAGCCTGGGCCTGTCCGACATGCTGTGGCTGGGTGACGGGCTGCTCAACGACCATACCGACGGGCATGTCGACAACCTCGCCCGCTTCGTCGCCCCCGGCAAGCTGGCGCTGCCCATCGCAACCACCGATGACGATCCCAACGCCGACCTCTACGCCGATGCGCGCGCCCGCGCGAAAGCGCATGGCGTCGAGGTGGTGGACATCCCCTCCCCCGGCCGAGTCGAGGTGGATGGCGAGGCGATCCCCGCCAGCTACATGAATTTCTACGTCGGCAATGCGGCCGTCATCGTCCCCATCTACGGCCGGCCCAACGATCAGGCTGCGCTCGACGCCTTCCGCCCCTTCTTTCCGGGACGGGAAATTATCGGCCTGCGCAGCGACGCCATATTGTCGGGCGGCGGCAGCTTCCATTGTTGCAGCCAGCAGCTGCCATCGCTCGTCTGA
- a CDS encoding DUF2501 domain-containing protein gives MIRTPFRVALTLLLLTGATASSAQLPNLGGLLGGGLPNIASVGAGNAAGVLSYCVKNKLVNATSASSVLGKLTGKPGVKESSGFKLGQNGTLQSDENSFSLGSLKAKAKTKACDLVLNHATSLL, from the coding sequence ATGATCCGCACGCCTTTTCGCGTCGCTCTGACGCTGCTGCTTCTCACCGGCGCGACCGCCTCTTCCGCACAACTGCCTAACCTGGGCGGCCTGCTCGGCGGGGGGCTGCCCAATATCGCATCGGTCGGCGCAGGCAATGCGGCGGGCGTGCTCAGCTATTGCGTGAAGAACAAGCTGGTAAACGCCACCAGCGCCAGTTCGGTGTTGGGCAAGCTGACCGGCAAGCCCGGCGTCAAGGAATCGAGCGGGTTCAAGCTGGGGCAGAACGGCACCCTCCAGAGCGACGAAAACAGCTTCTCGCTCGGCAGCCTGAAGGCCAAGGCGAAGACCAAGGCGTGCGACCTGGTGCTGAACCACGCGACCTCGCTGCTCTGA
- the folK gene encoding 2-amino-4-hydroxy-6-hydroxymethyldihydropteridine diphosphokinase, whose protein sequence is MAEPFHLYALALGSNRPLSARRTPPRLLAEATVLIGDRARVLAVSPTIFTPPLGPSTRIFANGALLVESALPPPAMLAFLQSIENRLGRRRHRRWGARSVDIDIILWSGGCWRSRTLTIPHAAFRNRYFVLTPLRATAPGWRDPHTGLAIRHLHARLQKAKPKVDQPPRPH, encoded by the coding sequence ATGGCCGAACCATTTCACCTTTATGCGCTGGCGCTGGGATCGAACCGGCCGCTGTCCGCGCGCCGCACGCCGCCGCGCCTGCTGGCGGAAGCCACGGTCCTGATCGGCGATCGGGCACGGGTGCTGGCGGTGTCGCCGACGATCTTCACCCCCCCGCTCGGCCCATCGACCCGGATTTTCGCCAATGGCGCGCTGCTGGTGGAAAGCGCCCTGCCTCCGCCCGCCATGCTCGCCTTCCTCCAGTCGATCGAAAACCGTCTCGGCCGCCGCCGTCATCGCCGCTGGGGCGCGCGCAGCGTGGACATCGACATCATCCTCTGGTCGGGCGGATGCTGGCGCAGCCGCACGCTGACTATCCCCCACGCCGCCTTTCGCAACCGCTATTTCGTCCTCACGCCGCTTCGAGCCACAGCGCCAGGCTGGCGCGACCCGCATACGGGCCTTGCCATCCGCCATCTCCACGCCCGCCTGCAAAAAGCGAAACCCAAGGTTGACCAGCCGCCCCGCCCCCATTAG
- the aguB gene encoding N-carbamoylputrescine amidase, giving the protein MTSVTVAALQLAFSDDMGDNIAMVADHVTRAAARGAKIILPPELFEGPYFCRVEDEALFASAQPTDSHPAVQEMRKLARELGVYIPTSYFERDGHHYYNSLAMIDDEGEIMGVYRKSHIPDGPGYEEKYYFRPGNSGFKVWNTRYGTIGVGICWDQWYPETARCMALMGAEMLFYPTAIGSEPYDADLDTSRMWRRAMIGHAVSNCMPVIAANRIGDEEGQLFYGHSFISDEWGDYLADADAKDSGALVATLDLAKAKIHRAGMGFFRDRRPELYGRIAQDI; this is encoded by the coding sequence ATGACAAGCGTGACCGTCGCCGCCCTGCAACTCGCCTTTTCGGACGACATGGGCGACAATATCGCCATGGTCGCCGATCATGTGACCAGGGCCGCGGCGCGCGGCGCGAAGATCATCCTGCCGCCCGAACTGTTCGAAGGCCCCTATTTCTGCCGGGTCGAGGATGAGGCGCTGTTCGCCAGCGCCCAGCCGACCGACAGCCATCCGGCTGTGCAGGAGATGCGCAAGCTGGCCAGGGAGCTGGGCGTCTACATCCCGACCAGCTATTTCGAGCGCGATGGCCATCATTATTACAACTCGCTCGCCATGATCGATGATGAAGGCGAGATCATGGGCGTCTATCGCAAGAGCCATATTCCCGACGGGCCGGGCTATGAGGAAAAATATTATTTCCGCCCCGGCAATAGCGGCTTCAAGGTGTGGAACACCCGATATGGCACGATCGGCGTCGGCATCTGCTGGGACCAATGGTATCCCGAAACCGCGCGCTGCATGGCGTTGATGGGCGCGGAGATGCTCTTTTATCCGACCGCGATCGGCTCCGAACCCTATGATGCCGATCTGGACACCAGCCGCATGTGGCGCCGCGCGATGATCGGCCATGCCGTCAGCAACTGTATGCCCGTCATCGCCGCCAACCGCATCGGGGATGAAGAGGGACAGCTCTTTTACGGCCATAGTTTCATCAGCGATGAATGGGGCGACTATCTGGCTGACGCCGACGCGAAGGACAGCGGCGCGCTGGTGGCGACGCTGGACCTTGCCAAGGCGAAGATCCACCGCGCCGGCATGGGCTTCTTCCGCGACCGCCGGCCGGAACTGTACGGGCGGATCGCGCAGGATATCTGA
- a CDS encoding DUF6265 family protein, whose amino-acid sequence MKKRVSTIAAMLLLGLSATVSAGELPSWLTGEWQQEIGDRWTEEVWTLPRGGVMIGVGRTGRGESLRSWEVMRIVRAADGSLAFHGAPEGGTATIFPVVEQGVRDITFANPDHDYPQRIRYWREGRLLMAETAKMDGSAAQNWTYSPAGQ is encoded by the coding sequence ATGAAGAAAAGAGTTTCCACCATCGCGGCGATGCTGCTGCTGGGTCTGTCCGCCACGGTCAGTGCCGGGGAATTACCGTCCTGGCTGACCGGGGAATGGCAACAGGAGATCGGCGACCGCTGGACCGAGGAAGTCTGGACGCTGCCGCGCGGCGGGGTGATGATCGGCGTGGGCCGGACGGGCCGTGGGGAAAGCCTGCGGTCCTGGGAAGTCATGCGCATCGTACGCGCCGCCGACGGATCGCTGGCCTTCCACGGCGCGCCGGAAGGCGGGACCGCGACGATCTTTCCCGTCGTCGAACAGGGCGTCCGGGACATCACCTTCGCCAACCCGGACCATGATTATCCCCAACGCATCCGCTACTGGCGCGAAGGCCGGCTGCTCATGGCGGAAACAGCGAAGATGGACGGCAGTGCGGCGCAGAACTGGACCTATTCCCCGGCGGGGCAGTGA